GCCTCTTGCTTCTCGCTGGCAAGGAGCCTTCGATATTCAAAATTTACTTACTACCATGCTAGAAAAAAAATTCTGCACATGGTTTATACATAAATGTAATTCATCTGCTGTTCAACTTCCTATTGCTAAATTTACTTAGTGCACTAAGAGCTACTGACTGATCTTTTCATAGGTGATTATACGTTCAATTAATAGCTTTCACTGTCTTTCTCTAACAGTCTGTTTAGGTCTTTTGTTTAGATCACGTAATAAAACGGGGATGTCTTTTAAATAAGGCATCCCCGTTTTATTACGACCATGTGTTAATGAATAACCAGTTAGTATTTCGCTGGTTCTCCTTTTTTTATCAAGGTGTTTTTAATAAACAGGCGTAAATCTTCATTTGCCTCTTTTAAATCTGGCTGCCGCATATAAATCATATGTCCTGTTCTGTATCCCTTAAAACTCATTCTATCTTGAAATTTACCTCCAGGATCCATCTGCCACATATTATATTTTGCATTGAAATAGTCGCAAGCTCCATCATAATATCCAGACTGCGTCAATACATGTAAATATGGATTCTGTGCCATTGCCTGTTGCAAGTTTTCACCGGTGTGATCGTCTGAACGGTCCCAAGGATACACTGATCCAAAAACATTATATTTAACATCTGTTGCAAAATTCAACTCATTCCGCAAATAATGATTGATTGCAGGTGTAAAAGAATGCGACCAAGAAGTTAGCTCTGCATTGAAATCAGGTCTTTCGCCACCATCTTTTTTGTCGACCCCCAGATAACGCGAATCCAGTCGGCCAATGGTAAGTCCACGATCTCTGAGCAGTTCTTTCCAAAAAAACCATGTCGATATATCAAAATTCTGCTGCAGCACAACCTTTTTCTCTAAGCCAGCATAACGCGCAACCTGTTCGGCAATTTGTTCTCTTTCAGTTTTTGACAGTGAACCGCCTTTGGTTATAGCCGGTAAAAATTCATTTAATGTAAAAGATTCTACTTCTGGCAGTAAATCATCCAAATCTTTCTGTTGAAGATCCGTACTCAGCGCTTGGTGAAACCAAGCTGCAGCTGCAAAATAAGGCAAGCGTAATGCCGCTTCCACAGGCCCTTCACGTTTCAATCCCAGATCAGTAGGTGAAACCAACACGACCCCATTTAAATACATCCATTGTGCATTCTGTAACTCCAAAGCTAACCCAGAGACACGCGTGGTTCCGTAACTTTCTCCAATCAAATACTTGGGCGATTGCCAACGATTTATCCGTGTCACGAAGGTATTTAGCCAAGCAGCTAAATACTTTATATCCGCGTTGACTCCAAAGAATAATTTCTTATCTGTATCCTTTTCTAAAATACGTGAATAACCGGTATTGACCGGGTTAACATAGACAATATCTGCAACATCAAGAATAGAATACGGGTTATCTCTCATCTCACCGTAGGGCTGCACCGGATACCCCTCGTCATCCAAGGTCAGCATTCGTGGGCCTGTGTAACCGATTTCCATCCACAACGATGCCGAACCAGGCCCGCCATTGAATGAAATAACTAACGGTCTGCTAGCCTTATCTTGGATATCGGTGCGTTCATAATATGTATAATTAATAGCAGCAACAGCCTCCCCCTCTTCATTCCAAGAGGGTTGCATACCGGTTTTAGCCTCATAATTCACCCGTTGACCATTGATAGTAGCGCTGTGTTTAGTACTAACCACTGTATCAATAGGGAGATACTGTTGGGCCAAACCAGATTGGAACAGCATGATGCTTGCAATAATTGTTAAGTAAAATCCTCTCATATTTTTTAGCTAAAAATACATAATAAAAAGACATGACATATTTTATCGCAACATTATTACAAAGAGCCTAGCGTTATTACCAGTGGCTAATACTGCTCTTTTTCGTTTGGAAAAGAAAAAGCTTTGACATCAGAAACATATTGTTCTACAGCCTGGCTGATAACCGCGTGAAGGTCTAGATATTGTCTAACAAATTTGGGTTTAAACCCCTTGGTCATTCCCAGTAAATCGTTGATAACAAGCACCTGACCATCAGTATCAGGTCCGGCACCTATTCCTATCGTAGGAATTCGTAAATGATCAGTCACTTCTTTCGCTAATTTGGCCGGAATTTTCTCTAACACTACTGCAAAACAACCTAATTCATGCAATAATTGAGCATCGGTGTTCAGCTTATGAGCTTCGTGTACTCCCGTAGCCCGTAGCCCGTAGCCTCCATACGCGTTTACTGATTGCGGCATCAATCCTAAATGCCCAATTACGGGTATGCCGGCATTAACTATACATTCGATACTATCTTTTATCTCTGCCCCCCCTTCAAGTTTAATCGCATGAGCGCCTGTCTCTTTCATTACTCTAACGGCAGCATTTAAAGCATCATAAGGATTCCCTTGATAGGATCCAAACGGTAGATCTACCACAACCAAGGACCTTTTAACAGCCCTGGAAACGGAAGCTGCATAGTATATCATCTGATCAAGCGTTATAGGTAAAGTAGTTTCATAGCCAGCCATTACGTTGGCTGCAGAATCACCTACTAAGATAATATCAACTCCTGCCGCGTCCAGAATACTTGCCATTGAATAATCATAGGCGGTTAACATTGATATTTTTTCGCCGGCTAATTTCATCTCTAAGATGTTATTCACCGTAATTCGTTTTACATCTTTATGTACTGACATCTAGCAAAGGTAATAATCCGGTTGAATACTTTTTTATTTACCTTTGCTGTATGTTATCTATCACAGAAGAAAATTACCTAAAGGTGTTACTCCATATTTCGGAAGAAGGCAACAAACAACAGGAAGCTGGCACAAATCAAATAGCTGCTCATTTAAATGTTAGGCCTGCGACCGCAACCGATATGTTAAAGAAACTTAAGGAAAAGGGTTTAGTTGATTATCAAAAGTATGGAAAAATATCACTCACCGACCAAGGACGTACCCACGCTATTGCTGTTGTTCGAAAACATCGACTCTGGGAAACGTTCTTATTTGACAAACTAGGGTTTAGCTGGGACGAGGTACACGAGGTTGCCGAACAACTAGAACACATTAAATCTGAAAAACTTGTTGAACGGCTGGACAAATATTTAGGCTTTCCACAATTTGATCCACATGGCGACGTGATCCCCTCGGCTGATGGGGAGCTTTTAACTAAAAGTAGAAAAACATTGGCAGAAGGAGTAATCGGTCAAAAAACGACAGTCAATGGTGTAAGAGACAACAGTCCTGATTTTTTGCAATATGCATCTAATTTAGGAATTGCTATTGGAAATACGGTTAATATTATTAGCCGATTTGACTTTGACGGTTCGATGGAAATTATTATTGACAACAAAAAAGTGACCATATCTCAGAAAGTAGCAGAAAATATTTTCATATTATAAAACTATTTAATCTATCAGCGTGCAAACGCTTGATTGAATAAGTAAAAATTTCCTTATTTTAATATAAAAACTATGTCAAACGACATCAATATAAAAAATAAAAAGGCGTACTTTGAATATCATATTTTAGAAAAGTACGTTGCCGGGATTCAATTATTGGGAACAGAAATCAAGTCGATTAGACAGTCTAAAGCTAATATTTCTGATGCATTCTGTGCTTTTCTAAATGACGGTCTCTATATACGTAACATGCACATCGCAGAGTATTCTCATGGTTCTTTCTATAACCATGAATCAAAGCGCGACAGAAAACTTTTATTAACAAAAAGAGAATTGAACAAGCTCAAGGTAAAGGGCGAGGAAAAAGGTTTTACTATGGTGCCGCTCAAGATCTTTATGAGTTCCAGAGGTTTTGCAAAAGTTGAGATAGCCCTCGCACAGGGAAAAAAGGACTACGACAAGCGTGAGAGCATTAAAGAACGGGACACTAAACGAGAACTATCAAGGGCGCTGAAATTCTAATAACAAGTTTGACGATGTGTATGGTTAGGAATTACCAGGCCTGATGGCCCACTAATGGTACAAAACGAAAAGTATCAAGTTCTATTTTTTCGTAATCATTTTCTGCCAGTCTTATAAATGTAGTCATTTTCTGCTCCTTCTCGTTACCCACAGGTATAACCAAGATTCCTCCTATGATTAGTTGCTTGAGCATGATCTGAGGTGCGAAAGGCGCTCCCGCTGTGACAATTATTTTGTTATATGGTGCATGTTCTGGGAGGCCTTTCGAACCGTCACCCAAAAAAAAATGAGGATGGTACCCCATATATGGGAGTACTTTAATGGTGCGATCATACAGCGCCTTTTGACGCTCTATGGTATAAACTTCTGCTCCCAGCTCCATCAAAATACAAGTTTGATAGCCAGAACCTGTCCCAATTTCCAATATACTATCCCCCTTCTTAATATGCAAAAGCTCCGTCTGGTAAGCTACGGTGTATGGTTGCGAGATAGTTTGCCCATCACCAATAGGAAAAGCTATATCCTTATATGCTTGGTTCCAGAACGTTTCGTCAAAGAAAAAATGGCGTGGCACTTTCCCCATCGCTTTTAACACACCTTCATCCTCAATCCCTCTTTTCTTAAGAATTTCTACCAGCTGTTTCCTGGCACCTTTTTCACGATAATTATCTATAAATTTATAAGCCATTATTCCTCCAAAAATAAGCTTGTTAAAGCACTTTAAGAAGTTTAAATGATTCAAAAAGTCTAATATATTAAAGACTTGAGGTTTATATTTTAAATATACCCAATTTTACTAAACGACTATTCAGTGTTTTTTTTGTTAATTTCGTGGCATTAATTCTTGCAAGATGAAAAGATACTTATTATCCATATTATTTTTACTAGCTGTTTTTATATCACGGAGCCAAGTTGTGCGCATAGATACTGCTTCTCACAATCAAATACATGTACCGAATAACCTGCAAAAACCCTATTCGTCAGAATTTATGTATTCTGTAGCGCTTAGGGCTTTTGCTTTGGAGCAATTCCCCCAAATATTCAATAATCCGGAGCGAGAGCAATTTTACTCCTCAGCCTTTAACGGCTTGACCTTTAAATTTAACGATAATCAGATTAGCTACAGGATAACCGGTATTTATTTTAACAATGACGTATCGTCAAATAAAAACTGCTTAAACTGCGAACAGATTGGCGGGAAACTGCAAAATACAGCCTTAAAAATAGGTTTTGAAAAGAATATCACCTATACACGGATTCAACCTTATTTCGGGTTGGATATTGGATATATGAACCAAAAGTATGCTCGTGAAGAATACAATAGTTTAGCGGAACAAAGCCAACAAGAAGTTATTGACAGAAAAAATTCAGCCTTGGCTTCCCCTTTCATTGGGATAAAGTTCAATGTATTACCTTATTTGACTGTTGTGGCTGAAAGTAATTTTACCATCGCATATAGTTATCAAAAGACCGAACGAGCCAGCTCTCCCGATACTCCGCACTCCAGGGAAAAGTGGGAGTATTTCTTTGCACCTGTAGGATCGCTTGGAATACAGTTCAATTTTGGAACGCTTTATTAAATAAAGAATTCAATAGGGGTCGACATCTATTTGAACAAAACATCCCTTATTGGCCTTTTCAGTCTCAAAAGATAATAATGCATTTTGTAATGCATTTTTCACCTTATTGATACTCGTTCCGTCGCGTTCGATCTTCAATAATATGGTATAGATATAATAATTCCTTATTCGGCCAATCAAGGGTACTTCTGGCCCCAACACTCTATCGCCAAAAAGTGTACGTAATGAAGCGCCCAGCCTATGCGCACAGGCATGCGCATGTTGTTGTTCCCTATGTTTAATATCGATTTTTATTAAACGAAAGAAAGGAGGATAGCTATAGTGTTTCCTCTCGGCAACCTCCGTCATAAACATCCCTTCATAATCATGATTAATCACTTGTTCCAATACACGGTGCTTCGTAGCATAAGCCTGTATAATTACTTTCCCTTTTAACCCTCTTCTACCGGCTCTTCCACTTACTTGCGACAATAAAGAAAAGCTTCTTTCAAAAGCCCTAAAATCCGGATAACTGATCAAAGTGTCTGCATTGATAACGCCTATAACCGTCACTTTTCCGAAATCTAACCCTTTTGCTACCATTTGGGTACCTACCAATACATTGAACCGTTGTTCATCAAAATCTGTAATTATCCGCTCAAAGCTATCCTTACCTCTTGTGGAATCCAAATCCAAGCGTCCAACCTTTACCTCAGGTAATAAGACAGAAAGCTCTTCTTCTATTCTTTCTGTGCCTATTCCTTTATTTTCTATATGTGTTGAACCACATGCTGGACAAACCTGAATAGGTTCCTCCTTAAAACCACAGTAATGGCAATGCAGCTTATTATTACTCTTATGATAAGTTAAGCTTACGTCACAATTGGTACATTTAGGTATATAGCCGCAGGTTCGGCACATGAACATTGATGTATACCCTCTCCTGTTCTGGAAAAGAATGACCTGTTCTTTTCTTATCAGAGCCTGCTTTATTTCATCAATCAATACCTCACTAAAATAAGACTGATCCGCTTTATTTTTTCCGTCCTCTTTTAGGTTTACCACACATATAGTAGGCAACACGGCACTTCCAAAACGTTCATTCAATTGAACAAAGCCATATTTGCCGGCTTTTGCGTTATAAAATGTCTCAACAGATGGCGTGGCCGACCCTAGCAACACCTTCGCTTGATGTA
This Olivibacter sp. SDN3 DNA region includes the following protein-coding sequences:
- a CDS encoding metal-dependent transcriptional regulator, which gives rise to MLSITEENYLKVLLHISEEGNKQQEAGTNQIAAHLNVRPATATDMLKKLKEKGLVDYQKYGKISLTDQGRTHAIAVVRKHRLWETFLFDKLGFSWDEVHEVAEQLEHIKSEKLVERLDKYLGFPQFDPHGDVIPSADGELLTKSRKTLAEGVIGQKTTVNGVRDNSPDFLQYASNLGIAIGNTVNIISRFDFDGSMEIIIDNKKVTISQKVAENIFIL
- a CDS encoding S10 family peptidase encodes the protein MRGFYLTIIASIMLFQSGLAQQYLPIDTVVSTKHSATINGQRVNYEAKTGMQPSWNEEGEAVAAINYTYYERTDIQDKASRPLVISFNGGPGSASLWMEIGYTGPRMLTLDDEGYPVQPYGEMRDNPYSILDVADIVYVNPVNTGYSRILEKDTDKKLFFGVNADIKYLAAWLNTFVTRINRWQSPKYLIGESYGTTRVSGLALELQNAQWMYLNGVVLVSPTDLGLKREGPVEAALRLPYFAAAAWFHQALSTDLQQKDLDDLLPEVESFTLNEFLPAITKGGSLSKTEREQIAEQVARYAGLEKKVVLQQNFDISTWFFWKELLRDRGLTIGRLDSRYLGVDKKDGGERPDFNAELTSWSHSFTPAINHYLRNELNFATDVKYNVFGSVYPWDRSDDHTGENLQQAMAQNPYLHVLTQSGYYDGACDYFNAKYNMWQMDPGGKFQDRMSFKGYRTGHMIYMRQPDLKEANEDLRLFIKNTLIKKGEPAKY
- a CDS encoding protein-L-isoaspartate(D-aspartate) O-methyltransferase, coding for MAYKFIDNYREKGARKQLVEILKKRGIEDEGVLKAMGKVPRHFFFDETFWNQAYKDIAFPIGDGQTISQPYTVAYQTELLHIKKGDSILEIGTGSGYQTCILMELGAEVYTIERQKALYDRTIKVLPYMGYHPHFFLGDGSKGLPEHAPYNKIIVTAGAPFAPQIMLKQLIIGGILVIPVGNEKEQKMTTFIRLAENDYEKIELDTFRFVPLVGHQAW
- the smpB gene encoding SsrA-binding protein SmpB; protein product: MSNDINIKNKKAYFEYHILEKYVAGIQLLGTEIKSIRQSKANISDAFCAFLNDGLYIRNMHIAEYSHGSFYNHESKRDRKLLLTKRELNKLKVKGEEKGFTMVPLKIFMSSRGFAKVEIALAQGKKDYDKRESIKERDTKRELSRALKF
- the panB gene encoding 3-methyl-2-oxobutanoate hydroxymethyltransferase, translated to MSVHKDVKRITVNNILEMKLAGEKISMLTAYDYSMASILDAAGVDIILVGDSAANVMAGYETTLPITLDQMIYYAASVSRAVKRSLVVVDLPFGSYQGNPYDALNAAVRVMKETGAHAIKLEGGAEIKDSIECIVNAGIPVIGHLGLMPQSVNAYGGYGLRATGVHEAHKLNTDAQLLHELGCFAVVLEKIPAKLAKEVTDHLRIPTIGIGAGPDTDGQVLVINDLLGMTKGFKPKFVRQYLDLHAVISQAVEQYVSDVKAFSFPNEKEQY